A genome region from Methanobacterium subterraneum includes the following:
- a CDS encoding Flp family type IVb pilin, which yields MGFLKDESGQGAAEYILLFGGIIVIAIAALLVYRSYIQGASSLNAAQDVETIRTTSALQ from the coding sequence ATGGGCTTTTTAAAAGATGAAAGTGGGCAAGGAGCAGCTGAATATATCTTACTGTTTGGTGGAATTATTGTTATAGCAATAGCTGCATTATTAGTCTACAGATCATACATTCAAGGCGCTTCTTCACTAAACGCCGCTCAGGACGTTGAAACCATAAGAACCACAAGCGCACTTCAATAA
- a CDS encoding lysylphosphatidylglycerol synthase transmembrane domain-containing protein, translated as MAKGKIWITLLLAVTIYLALCIYADIDKLIQAFESFQWAYLILLLIFTTIGYFIRFIKWNYFLESVGIHMKTKDNIFVFFSGLSMIITPAKMGEIWKGWLIKEINGDKLSKTIPVVIIDRVTDLLALIILSLTGIVYYEKGSYILIIVFLFFVVFFMVIKSKYILKKLIFFMEKRAGKYSPNVKEMHQTFETTMVSKNLMVAIILSVLAWFFECMGLYLVVMGFSQHIILTVSTFIFSFSSLVGAVSMIPGGLGIAEATISGLLQFFGLTATVSVGVALIIRLGTLWYGVIMGLMVYLLFKRKVM; from the coding sequence ATGGCGAAAGGTAAGATCTGGATAACCCTTCTTCTGGCAGTGACTATTTATCTTGCTCTCTGTATATACGCAGATATTGACAAACTCATCCAGGCATTTGAAAGTTTCCAATGGGCATACTTGATATTATTGTTAATATTTACTACCATAGGGTATTTTATCCGGTTTATAAAGTGGAATTACTTCCTGGAGAGTGTGGGTATCCACATGAAAACTAAAGACAATATCTTTGTATTCTTTAGTGGCCTTTCAATGATCATAACTCCTGCGAAGATGGGAGAAATATGGAAAGGATGGTTAATTAAAGAAATAAACGGAGACAAACTTTCAAAAACTATTCCGGTTGTGATCATTGACCGAGTAACGGATCTTTTAGCACTTATAATATTGTCATTAACTGGGATTGTTTACTATGAAAAAGGATCCTACATTCTCATTATTGTCTTCCTGTTTTTTGTTGTTTTTTTCATGGTAATAAAATCAAAGTATATATTAAAGAAATTAATATTTTTCATGGAGAAAAGGGCGGGAAAATACTCTCCTAATGTTAAAGAAATGCATCAGACATTTGAGACAACAATGGTATCCAAAAATCTTATGGTGGCCATTATTTTAAGTGTACTCGCCTGGTTCTTTGAATGTATGGGACTTTACTTGGTGGTTATGGGATTCAGCCAGCATATTATCTTAACCGTTTCCACATTTATTTTCAGTTTCTCCTCACTGGTGGGTGCAGTGAGCATGATACCAGGAGGTTTGGGGATTGCCGAAGCCACAATATCAGGTTTACTCCAATTTTTTGGACTCACTGCCACAGTATCAGTGGGAGTGGCCCTGATCATCCGCCTGGGCACATTATGGTATGGAGTGATAATGGGACTAATGGTATATTTATTGTTTAAAAGAAAAGTAATGTAA
- a CDS encoding decaprenyl-phosphate phosphoribosyltransferase, translating to MISNVIKSMRPKQWYKNLVLFIGVLFSSNMLNLTFLVDSGVAFLVFCLLSGSIYLINDILDIEKDKNHPKKRKRPVPSGTLKVSHAIFFIVLFLTISFTVAYWVNQYFFLITLFFIILLLSYSLWLKNIIIADILIISSGFVIRAVAGALAISVFVSPWLIICAFLLALFLALGKRRHELIILGDEAKNHRIILEGYSTQMLDQMITITTSSLIMSYSLYTFFVGKIYMMITIPFAFYGLFKYLFLVHSKNLGGEPELIFKDKGMILSMILWVMIVFIVIYVDKIRGIF from the coding sequence ATGATCAGTAACGTTATAAAGTCCATGCGCCCCAAGCAGTGGTATAAGAATTTAGTCTTGTTCATTGGGGTTCTTTTCTCTTCTAATATGCTGAATCTGACCTTTTTAGTTGATTCAGGGGTTGCTTTCCTTGTTTTTTGTCTGTTATCTGGTTCCATTTATCTTATTAATGATATTTTAGATATTGAAAAGGATAAAAATCATCCAAAAAAACGTAAAAGACCAGTACCCTCTGGAACTTTGAAAGTATCCCATGCAATATTCTTCATTGTATTATTCTTAACTATCTCTTTCACGGTAGCTTACTGGGTTAATCAGTATTTCTTTCTTATTACTTTGTTTTTTATTATATTGCTCCTTTCATATTCATTATGGCTTAAAAACATCATCATCGCAGATATACTTATCATATCATCGGGATTTGTTATTAGGGCTGTTGCAGGAGCATTGGCCATAAGTGTTTTTGTTTCGCCATGGCTTATCATCTGTGCCTTCCTTCTGGCTTTGTTTTTAGCACTGGGAAAAAGAAGGCATGAACTCATAATATTGGGAGATGAGGCTAAAAATCACAGAATAATACTGGAGGGATATTCCACTCAAATGCTGGATCAGATGATAACCATTACCACCAGCAGCCTCATAATGTCTTATTCACTCTATACTTTCTTCGTGGGAAAAATCTATATGATGATAACTATACCATTTGCTTTTTATGGGCTATTTAAATACCTATTCTTGGTCCACAGTAAAAACTTGGGCGGAGAACCAGAACTCATTTTCAAAGATAAAGGAATGATATTAAGCATGATTTTATGGGTAATGATCGTTTTTATTGTAATTTATGTGGATAAAATTAGGGGAATTTTCTAA
- a CDS encoding DUF362 domain-containing protein encodes MSKVAILKTSPENVVTDYSDLMRLADYDKIITKDKLNILKLNLSWTLFYPACSTPPWQLEGVLETLKSENYSKVLAVENQTVVTHPWKGAYYNKWLPLLDCHDVKFQPLTDVKWVEYEPRSEMLAMDEIFGGVLIPEIFKGSNIIHFPTMKTHGHTQTTGAMKNAFGGLIPKYRHHAHKMIHEVLVDLLAIQKEIHDGIFAVMDGCVCGNGAGPRTMEPFYGDMILASSDQVAIDAIAAKIMGFEPLEIDYIKLAHDQGLGMGDTDQIEFVGIDRADLDITNFKFHTQKSPVIRWDQIIRKKTMRIPTIHNALFNSPFFKSFIFASEFYHDHFWYPTAGKKNINRFKQTRWGELFQKYSFGEFPEYPEIKEWDPY; translated from the coding sequence ATGTCAAAGGTTGCGATTTTAAAAACTTCACCTGAAAATGTGGTCACAGATTACTCGGATTTAATGCGGCTGGCTGATTATGATAAAATAATTACCAAGGATAAATTAAACATCCTTAAATTAAACCTCTCCTGGACACTTTTTTATCCCGCATGTTCCACTCCACCCTGGCAACTGGAAGGAGTCCTGGAAACCCTGAAAAGTGAAAATTACTCCAAGGTCCTGGCGGTGGAAAACCAGACTGTGGTGACCCATCCATGGAAGGGTGCCTACTACAATAAATGGTTGCCATTATTAGATTGTCATGATGTAAAGTTCCAGCCCCTCACCGATGTAAAATGGGTTGAATATGAACCCCGAAGTGAAATGTTGGCAATGGATGAAATATTTGGGGGAGTGCTGATCCCGGAGATATTTAAAGGTTCCAATATCATCCATTTTCCAACCATGAAAACCCATGGACACACCCAGACTACTGGGGCCATGAAAAATGCCTTTGGTGGTTTGATACCGAAATATCGGCATCATGCGCATAAGATGATCCATGAAGTACTGGTAGATCTATTGGCCATCCAGAAAGAGATACATGATGGTATTTTTGCAGTTATGGATGGTTGTGTCTGTGGAAACGGTGCCGGGCCACGGACCATGGAACCATTTTATGGGGACATGATTCTGGCCAGCAGTGACCAAGTAGCTATTGATGCCATTGCCGCTAAGATCATGGGTTTTGAACCTTTAGAAATAGATTACATCAAATTAGCTCATGATCAGGGTTTGGGAATGGGTGACACTGATCAGATCGAGTTTGTGGGTATTGACCGAGCGGATTTAGATATCACGAACTTCAAATTCCATACCCAGAAAAGTCCAGTGATACGTTGGGATCAGATCATCCGGAAAAAAACCATGAGAATACCCACCATACACAATGCTCTATTCAATTCTCCCTTCTTTAAAAGCTTCATATTTGCCTCAGAATTCTATCACGATCATTTTTGGTATCCCACCGCAGGTAAAAAGAACATAAACAGATTCAAACAGACTAGATGGGGGGAATTATTCCAGAAATATTCCTTTGGTGAATTTCCAGAATATCCTGAAATCAAGGAATGGGATCCATATTGA
- a CDS encoding class III signal peptide-containing protein, whose amino-acid sequence MSFLKDEGGQGAAEYILLFGGVIVIAIAALLIYRAYFSGTSGLNASQDVNTIRTTSVLQ is encoded by the coding sequence ATGAGTTTTCTAAAAGATGAAGGTGGACAAGGAGCAGCTGAATATATATTACTGTTTGGTGGTGTTATAGTTATCGCAATAGCTGCATTACTAATTTACAGAGCATACTTCAGCGGAACTTCCGGATTAAACGCCTCTCAGGACGTTAACACCATAAGAACCACAAGCGTGCTCCAATAA
- a CDS encoding ArnT family glycosyltransferase — MTILTRIKRFSFQNKEIIILLLIYAVLYSFNLGKFPVVNGDENWFINPAYDLATFGKMGTTMIYGSCNLANFTYWQPPVFILLMATSFKLLGFGVIQARLVSVSLGFLTVLFTYLLGFKLYNKKIGLLTSFALISNPLFFMVSRNARMEIAVACFMIIALYFTFLALKEFKIGYYFASAFFAMLALLSHPNGLIAILSVVIIILAEKIDFKTLKFNLNLNEIGAFISGILLPLIPYALYISLDFAAFKGQFMGNIARSPSNPLSNILVEPTRYINLFWWLNQYNGLFLAFLVLALVVILTVLGLYYLSREGRFGRKFLLIVLMVNIGVFAVLVYHKFFIYLGLTIPYLSIIMALTLKNKIKFKMNRRSIMSVIIIVLWFMLIVGNCIFIISFLEKTNDYDYMRIEYEVQKYIPHGSIVVGDHNYWIALHDNYKYYGRENVNKTNEMMVDLRAEYILYDNIWAMEDDYIEIFINQNCTLIAEIPSNDTAGFGITKVYQVKRTS; from the coding sequence ATGACTATTTTGACACGAATTAAACGTTTTTCATTTCAAAATAAGGAGATAATAATTCTCTTATTAATCTACGCCGTATTATATTCATTTAATCTTGGTAAGTTTCCAGTTGTCAATGGTGATGAGAATTGGTTTATTAATCCTGCCTATGATTTGGCCACATTTGGTAAAATGGGCACAACCATGATCTATGGCTCTTGTAATCTTGCTAATTTCACTTACTGGCAACCACCGGTATTTATTTTATTAATGGCAACTTCTTTTAAATTATTAGGTTTTGGAGTTATACAAGCTAGACTGGTAAGTGTTAGTTTAGGTTTTTTAACAGTTTTATTTACCTACTTACTTGGTTTTAAATTGTATAACAAAAAAATTGGGTTATTAACATCTTTTGCTCTGATTTCAAACCCTTTATTCTTCATGGTCTCCCGAAATGCTCGGATGGAAATTGCAGTGGCATGTTTCATGATTATTGCTCTTTATTTCACGTTTTTGGCGTTGAAAGAGTTCAAAATTGGTTATTATTTTGCTTCCGCTTTTTTTGCAATGCTTGCATTGTTATCTCACCCCAATGGTCTTATTGCGATACTGTCGGTTGTAATAATTATTTTGGCCGAAAAAATAGATTTTAAGACATTAAAATTTAATCTAAATCTCAATGAAATTGGTGCATTCATTTCAGGGATTTTACTTCCATTAATTCCTTATGCATTATATATATCTCTGGATTTTGCGGCTTTTAAAGGCCAATTCATGGGAAATATTGCTAGATCTCCTTCAAATCCTCTGAGTAATATATTAGTGGAACCTACACGTTACATAAACCTTTTTTGGTGGTTAAATCAGTATAATGGCCTATTTTTGGCATTTCTGGTGTTGGCATTGGTTGTGATTTTAACAGTTTTGGGTTTGTACTATCTTTCCCGAGAGGGGAGGTTTGGTAGAAAATTTTTGTTAATTGTTTTAATGGTAAATATCGGGGTTTTTGCTGTTCTGGTTTATCACAAATTCTTTATTTACTTAGGATTAACCATCCCCTATTTGTCAATAATCATGGCTTTGACTCTTAAAAATAAAATAAAGTTTAAAATGAATAGAAGAAGTATAATGTCAGTTATTATTATTGTTTTATGGTTTATGCTAATAGTTGGGAATTGTATATTTATAATTAGCTTTTTAGAAAAAACTAATGATTATGATTATATGAGAATTGAATACGAGGTTCAAAAGTATATACCTCATGGAAGTATTGTTGTGGGAGATCATAATTATTGGATTGCATTACATGATAATTACAAATATTACGGGCGTGAAAACGTAAATAAAACCAATGAAATGATGGTGGATTTAAGAGCGGAATACATTCTTTATGATAACATATGGGCAATGGAGGATGATTATATTGAGATTTTCATTAACCAAAATTGCACACTGATTGCTGAAATTCCAAGTAATGACACCGCTGGATTTGGAATAACTAAAGTATACCAAGTAAAAAGGACATCTTAG
- a CDS encoding acyltransferase codes for MFFGVDSEENIGKPKVHDNVTLGVSYKFRSKPPLIGKNALLRSNTVIYNDVEIGNDFQTGHGVLVREKTTIGDRVLLGTNSVIEGHTEIGNNISIQSNVYIPKNSLIEDHVFIGPCACFTNDRYPLRGDYKLKGPIIRKGASIGANSTFLSGIEIGEGSMIAAGAIVTRDVPPFYLAIGAPAKMKPLPKHFKTLNKI; via the coding sequence ATGTTTTTTGGAGTTGACTCTGAAGAAAATATTGGCAAACCTAAAGTTCATGATAATGTGACACTAGGAGTCAGTTATAAATTCAGATCAAAACCCCCTTTAATTGGTAAAAACGCTTTGCTGCGTTCGAACACCGTGATCTATAATGATGTGGAAATTGGTAACGATTTTCAAACTGGTCATGGAGTGTTGGTTAGGGAAAAAACCACAATAGGTGACAGAGTCCTCCTGGGAACCAATAGCGTTATTGAAGGCCACACAGAAATTGGAAATAATATCAGTATCCAATCAAATGTTTATATCCCTAAAAATTCTTTAATCGAAGATCATGTTTTTATAGGCCCATGTGCCTGCTTTACTAACGATCGGTACCCTTTGAGAGGTGACTATAAGCTTAAAGGCCCCATAATACGGAAAGGTGCGTCTATTGGGGCAAATTCTACCTTCCTCTCTGGGATTGAAATTGGAGAAGGATCCATGATTGCTGCAGGGGCTATTGTAACTAGAGATGTACCGCCATTCTATTTGGCGATAGGTGCCCCTGCCAAAATGAAACCTTTACCTAAACATTTCAAGACTTTGAACAAAATCTAA
- a CDS encoding dolichyl-diphosphooligosaccharide--protein glycosyltransferase subunit STT3, which yields MDKKLIVNIAIVLLIFSIGFSMRVGTITLNSIPEYQKPFYQDQSDLPYMYELDSYYNYRLAENYLDHGYLGDTIIKGVEWDLHSYYPPGVPLDYPPLIVYLTVFIYKFINLFADLPLFVICFWLSAFIAPLAGIMAYFFVSRLTNKYGAVAAGILSVTIPYYFTRTVPGWFDTDMFNLLFPFLVVSFFFMALNNINKPQKAILFSCLAAVSTFLFALAWNGWQYLFYLMVIFWVVLILWTKLKGGIVKNHLYNLVLFLAVTLILVGVSTGLINIFKLLYGPIQLITLSSGNGSWADWPNLYISVSELTKPSIEVIISALGLSLFAGLFGLLWTFRILLNDELSQKLLNRINWISFSFLVLWTLTGFGALNGGERFIILLIPPLVVSTGIMVGICIEYLGLLKNSEKIVFFKKNPGILNVFAILIVILATFPGIWVSGTSFMLTPGINDDIWDASVWINNNTADNTVIVGDWNNGHLYAAIADRPVLEDGRMGYIETLSVRSFDDLFPYKDKSPSISRDYWINKAFSTDNESLSVGIMRMLSTSGDQGYVTLVMYVQNTSKSVDIMDNILGQDEANARNLLLNNYNLTSNQTDKVLKYTHPENPSPMVVVTNDKMIGTGHWIFKFGDWNFNEKSSKNYTYSVGTVKIAPDYFNSTNDVFMDFKT from the coding sequence ATGGATAAAAAATTAATCGTCAACATAGCTATTGTCTTGCTGATTTTTAGCATTGGGTTTTCCATGAGAGTGGGAACTATTACTCTCAATTCCATTCCAGAATATCAAAAACCTTTCTATCAGGATCAAAGTGACCTTCCTTACATGTACGAGCTGGACTCTTACTATAATTACCGTTTAGCAGAAAACTATTTGGACCATGGATATTTGGGGGATACAATAATTAAAGGTGTTGAATGGGATCTTCATTCATACTACCCTCCTGGAGTTCCACTTGATTATCCCCCTTTAATAGTCTATTTAACAGTTTTTATTTATAAATTTATTAACCTATTTGCAGATTTACCTCTTTTTGTCATCTGTTTCTGGTTGTCTGCGTTTATAGCGCCACTGGCTGGAATTATGGCCTATTTCTTTGTTAGCAGATTAACTAATAAATATGGGGCAGTGGCTGCAGGTATTTTATCAGTAACAATTCCCTATTATTTTACCCGAACTGTCCCTGGATGGTTTGATACTGATATGTTCAATTTATTATTTCCTTTTTTAGTGGTTAGCTTCTTTTTCATGGCCCTAAATAATATAAATAAACCTCAAAAGGCAATACTTTTTTCTTGCCTAGCAGCAGTGTCTACTTTCTTATTTGCCCTTGCCTGGAATGGTTGGCAGTACCTGTTTTACCTCATGGTTATCTTTTGGGTTGTTCTCATTCTCTGGACTAAGTTAAAGGGTGGGATAGTAAAAAATCACCTATACAACCTGGTATTGTTTTTGGCAGTGACATTGATCCTAGTAGGGGTCTCCACCGGATTAATAAATATTTTTAAACTGCTATACGGGCCGATTCAACTTATTACGTTATCTTCTGGTAATGGATCCTGGGCTGATTGGCCGAATCTATACATTTCAGTTTCTGAACTGACTAAACCTTCGATTGAAGTAATCATTTCTGCTTTGGGCCTTTCCCTCTTTGCAGGGTTATTTGGACTTTTATGGACTTTCCGCATATTATTAAATGATGAGTTAAGCCAGAAATTATTGAACAGAATTAACTGGATATCATTTTCTTTCCTGGTTTTATGGACCCTAACAGGTTTTGGTGCTTTAAATGGTGGTGAACGTTTCATTATATTGTTAATCCCACCACTGGTGGTTAGTACTGGAATAATGGTGGGCATATGCATTGAATATTTGGGCTTATTGAAAAACAGTGAAAAAATTGTTTTTTTCAAAAAAAATCCCGGTATTCTCAATGTTTTCGCTATTTTAATTGTAATATTAGCAACTTTTCCAGGAATATGGGTCAGTGGAACTAGCTTTATGCTAACACCCGGGATTAATGATGACATTTGGGATGCTTCAGTTTGGATTAATAATAACACTGCAGATAACACTGTTATTGTCGGTGATTGGAATAATGGCCATTTATATGCTGCTATTGCTGATCGTCCGGTCCTTGAAGATGGTAGAATGGGTTACATAGAAACATTATCTGTTCGAAGTTTTGATGATTTGTTCCCATATAAAGATAAATCTCCCAGTATTTCAAGGGATTACTGGATAAATAAAGCATTTTCAACAGACAATGAGAGCCTTTCTGTTGGTATCATGCGAATGTTATCCACCAGTGGAGATCAGGGTTATGTAACCTTGGTTATGTATGTACAAAATACTAGTAAAAGTGTGGATATTATGGACAATATACTAGGTCAGGATGAAGCTAATGCTCGTAATTTGCTTTTAAATAATTATAATTTAACAAGTAATCAGACTGATAAAGTTTTGAAATATACTCATCCTGAAAATCCATCTCCTATGGTTGTAGTTACCAATGATAAAATGATTGGCACTGGACACTGGATATTTAAGTTTGGTGATTGGAACTTCAATGAAAAGTCTTCTAAAAATTATACTTACTCAGTGGGAACTGTGAAAATAGCTCCTGACTATTTTAATTCAACAAATGATGTATTTATGGATTTTAAAACCTAA
- a CDS encoding DUF308 domain-containing protein: MINLIVSVFGALMVIGGFYFMYLGFNIPPNPLAFFVGLIAAVLGLILVIFFGSRLDLSKGVMPKPKKAKIPKKPGTAPVKPKKMPVKDKKPSEPALSSELRAIKPKPRVKQQAKFGPATTSTPTIKKEKETTTGTAIKPKKVIKPQKKTETPGAIKKTPNTEKSTTLPPEMTTKPKEPPKRIAPVKKAPEEVKKEAEPPQVKPVKLQEKEEKKVPAPKSVLETADKERLKELQTRTGRDDQFVKNRLDKLKENYIQNAKDIESIIDERLDSFKGTIDKLKTDSTEPSIIWSFEAQDVQEAMKDTIITAENKLLMMYPWVRNIDVGILKKFMDTESRMIIQEASLDDDASVELIKLLQEKDVQIRTMPHVHTVAVVSDESNGLIISTDPIYESYEVGVIYKDTKSILEIERMFDDAWSISKEVDLELKE, translated from the coding sequence ATGATCAATTTAATTGTCAGCGTTTTTGGGGCTCTCATGGTTATCGGTGGTTTTTATTTCATGTACCTAGGTTTTAACATCCCACCAAACCCGTTAGCTTTCTTTGTAGGGTTAATAGCAGCGGTATTAGGACTTATTTTAGTGATATTTTTCGGTAGCAGGTTAGATTTATCCAAAGGGGTTATGCCCAAACCAAAAAAGGCAAAAATTCCTAAGAAACCAGGTACTGCACCAGTAAAACCTAAAAAAATGCCAGTTAAAGATAAAAAGCCTTCAGAACCAGCTCTGTCTTCTGAATTACGTGCCATTAAACCCAAACCAAGGGTTAAACAACAGGCAAAATTCGGGCCAGCAACCACATCCACACCAACTATAAAAAAGGAAAAAGAAACCACAACTGGAACGGCCATAAAACCCAAAAAGGTAATAAAACCACAAAAAAAGACGGAAACACCAGGTGCGATAAAAAAGACACCAAACACTGAGAAATCAACCACCTTACCTCCGGAAATGACCACTAAACCTAAAGAACCCCCTAAAAGAATCGCCCCGGTTAAAAAAGCCCCTGAAGAGGTAAAAAAAGAAGCTGAACCTCCCCAGGTAAAACCAGTAAAACTTCAAGAAAAAGAAGAAAAGAAAGTTCCAGCCCCAAAATCAGTACTGGAAACTGCTGACAAGGAAAGACTCAAGGAACTGCAAACTCGAACTGGACGGGATGATCAGTTCGTTAAAAACAGACTGGACAAACTCAAGGAAAACTACATCCAGAATGCCAAGGATATTGAGAGCATCATCGATGAACGGTTAGATTCCTTCAAGGGAACCATTGATAAATTGAAGACAGATTCGACCGAGCCATCTATTATATGGTCATTCGAGGCACAAGATGTTCAGGAAGCCATGAAGGACACCATCATAACTGCAGAGAACAAGTTACTGATGATGTACCCTTGGGTGCGTAACATTGATGTGGGAATCCTTAAAAAGTTCATGGACACTGAAAGCCGTATGATCATCCAGGAAGCAAGCTTAGACGATGATGCATCAGTGGAATTAATAAAACTCCTCCAGGAAAAAGATGTACAGATCCGGACCATGCCCCACGTGCACACCGTGGCTGTAGTGTCTGATGAAAGTAATGGTCTTATAATATCCACTGATCCCATATACGAAAGTTATGAAGTGGGAGTTATCTACAAGGACACAAAATCCATCCTGGAAATTGAAAGAATGTTTGATGATGCCTGGAGCATATCTAAGGAAGTGGATCTGGAGCTGAAAGAATGA
- a CDS encoding class III signal peptide-containing protein: MDEKGQISAEMILLIGAMLVIVIVAGGYIINITQSIAGNITQVIDTARNAAIGKM; the protein is encoded by the coding sequence ATGGATGAAAAAGGTCAGATTAGCGCTGAAATGATATTATTAATTGGAGCTATGTTAGTTATTGTAATTGTCGCTGGCGGATACATAATAAATATTACCCAATCAATTGCAGGGAATATTACTCAAGTGATTGATACTGCGAGAAATGCTGCTATTGGTAAAATGTAG
- a CDS encoding class III signal peptide-containing protein, whose amino-acid sequence MSFLKDEGGQGAAEYILLFGGVIVIAIAALLIYRAYFSGTSGLNASQDVNTIRTTSVLQ is encoded by the coding sequence ATGAGTTTTTTAAAAGATGAAGGTGGACAAGGAGCAGCTGAATATATCTTACTGTTTGGTGGAGTTATAGTTATAGCAATAGCTGCATTACTAATCTACAGAGCATACTTTAGCGGAACTTCCGGATTAAACGCCTCTCAGGACGTTAACACCATAAGAACCACAAGCGTGCTCCAATAA
- a CDS encoding UDP-N-acetylglucosamine--N-acetylmuramyl-(pentapeptide) pyrophosphoryl-undecaprenol N-acetylglucosamine transferase, which translates to MKVLLIPCGIGMGHTSRSVALAQKLEEMGDEVLFASYGSGYQTLNEYSDYKVEELPTIKFYGSSGELNFKHTARKSIDAPYIFLKSIYHESRIIKEFNPDVVVSDSHYSVPITCRVLGIPCILVSNDLAPELKEEHHKDITLEYLENGLQRFIRDVSRLCHSIIIPDIENSYPVPSQIKNRVNFTGPILKMDPKSMESKKELRKRFGFGSSEKIVMATVGGSQFGNKLLSLLHQAAPDLDCDQLILVTGPQVKLDLASSPGIICKRFLGDIMEWMKLSDFLVSLAGHTTSMEIASLGIPSLMVPIENHPEQMKNATKMERYGIAQVEKMGTLTSQGLSERINSLLKDQDLQKNAASVRNIFSQYKGTEDAASIIRNSVNNGKLLE; encoded by the coding sequence ATGAAAGTACTCCTAATACCCTGTGGCATTGGAATGGGACACACCTCCCGTTCAGTGGCTTTAGCCCAGAAATTAGAGGAAATGGGTGATGAGGTTCTCTTTGCTAGTTATGGTTCTGGATATCAGACCCTCAATGAGTACAGTGATTATAAGGTGGAAGAACTCCCCACCATCAAGTTCTACGGGAGTTCCGGGGAATTGAACTTTAAACACACCGCTCGCAAATCCATAGACGCACCTTACATTTTCCTGAAGAGTATCTACCATGAATCCCGTATAATCAAGGAATTCAATCCTGACGTGGTTGTATCTGACTCTCATTATTCAGTCCCCATCACCTGCCGGGTGCTGGGCATACCCTGCATCCTGGTGAGTAACGACCTGGCTCCAGAACTTAAAGAAGAGCACCATAAGGACATCACCCTGGAGTACTTGGAAAACGGATTGCAACGTTTCATCAGGGATGTCTCCCGTCTCTGCCATTCCATCATCATCCCGGACATTGAAAACTCCTACCCGGTACCTTCGCAGATCAAAAACCGGGTGAACTTCACTGGACCAATCCTGAAGATGGACCCTAAATCTATGGAAAGTAAAAAAGAACTCCGGAAACGCTTCGGATTCGGATCATCAGAGAAGATTGTAATGGCCACTGTGGGAGGATCCCAGTTTGGTAATAAACTTTTAAGTCTCCTGCACCAGGCAGCACCTGACCTGGACTGTGACCAGTTAATACTGGTAACCGGGCCCCAAGTGAAACTGGATCTTGCATCATCCCCGGGAATAATATGCAAACGCTTCCTGGGAGATATCATGGAGTGGATGAAACTATCGGACTTCCTGGTGAGCCTGGCTGGACACACCACCTCCATGGAAATAGCTTCCCTGGGCATCCCCAGCCTGATGGTTCCCATTGAAAATCATCCGGAACAAATGAAAAACGCCACGAAAATGGAGAGATATGGAATAGCTCAGGTTGAAAAAATGGGTACTTTAACTTCCCAGGGTTTATCCGAGAGGATCAATTCCCTACTGAAAGATCAAGACCTCCAGAAAAATGCAGCCAGTGTTAGGAATATATTCTCCCAGTACAAGGGAACTGAAGATGCAGCAAGTATCATTCGGAATTCAGTGAATAATGGAAAACTTTTAGAGTAA